The DNA sequence ATAAGTTAATGGTAGATCCACTTCATGAGGAAATTGGTGCTGCGTCTAATGCCGGAGAGCGTCTTTATAGCTTTAAACTCTTCAGCCTGTAGAAGATATCAAGAAGAGTTAAAGCCAGTATACAGAGAGGTTGTAGTCTTGTGTTTGTCAAGTGCTTTCTATTGCTCTAAGTTCATTACCCAGTTTGGATATGAGTAAGGAGTAAGCAGTGTTCATTGCACCATTTACAATTAGGATAAATATCAGATAATGCCATAGTCAGGTGATTGTACCCTCATCAAATTTGCAATATAGGTACAGGAATTGACATCCAAACATGTTATTCAAAATGTAGGTAAGAATAGATAAAAACATGTTGAAATCCAAATTCACCTTATAAGGTTTGTCATACCAAATTGTAGAGTTAAAGACTCTTCTGGACTACCATTATATCAAGCACAATGATGATGAGGCATAGAATCATTATGTTCCTTACTTTTTAGAAGTCTTTTTTACATACAGTTCCCTTCTTGCAGTTGTTGATATCATCGAACAGATTCTGAGTACAGTCAATCTAGGATTTCAAGGATTTAGAACCTGTTTGTCTAGTCTTCATCTTATCAagtaaagaagagaaagaagcgTATTACCTCTTCTCATGATTGCTGATGTTGCTTTCTCCTACTTTCCTGTATTTAGGAAGGGGAACTTTGCCTGACTCGATGCAGTTGATGTCGTGTACTAGGATCTCGTACTGCCTCTTCACTTCCTCTTCAGTTGTCGCTCCAACAATCCTGGCTATCTTGTGCCAACGGTCATGGGTTTCCTGATCATAGATTGCGAGAGCATTTTCGAACAATTTGTTTTTCTCGGCTGTCCAAGTCGAGCTGGAGTCTGGGGCGGAAAGCTTGTTAGGTACCATTTTCCTGATATTTTACAGCAAGATTAGTGCGGTATGAGAGGGGAACAGAGCTTTTTTTTAGGAGAGAATGAAATTGGGTTATGAAAGGAATCGATGAAATTTAAGGGAAAAGCCCTAGGCAGAGAAGCCTTATGAGATAAAAACAAAAGCTGGAATATGAATTAAGGTAGTATAATCAAAGTCGAGAGACTAGCAAAGATTAGAAGAAAGGATTCGTATTCATGCAAATGGGGTGTTGctattggaaaacaaattgctAGATTCAATATCATAGACAATTATATACTTGGTGCAGAAAGTAGgaaaagagagatagagagagctgTGATTCCAAGGACAGTCAATTGCTTCATTTTCAAGTATTTTTGTAATTGGAAGTACGATGATCTTACATATAATATAAGCATGTGGGTTTTCATAAGTAGAAGAGAGAATCAAAAAACATTATCAAAAGAAATGAACCTGCCTGCTGAGAAATATTATATGTTATCATTGCAAATCTTTGTTGATTAGGAGAATTCAGATCGCCCACTTGGTTAGTTCCGCTGGTCTTTGTTTGCCCCAAAATGCTTGTAGAGCTGTAAATCGAGGTTATGTCTTCTTAATGTTTCCTGATTTTGTGCATCCTAAACTGTTCAGCATCTTGTTTTAACACATTTCCATTATTGGCTTATTGAAATCTTCGCCCATTTTATGATTTAGTAAACTAACCTTCCTGGTTTTCTGGCAGGACCACGCAGGTTACTTAGAAGAATTAAACCACTTGTTTTTCTGGTTAATACGAATACCCCTAGTCCTACCTACCTGAACCCTTCTACTTTGTCTCACTAGACTTCAAAATATTGTAAGGTTTGGTTTCTTGCAGCATCATTCATTAAGGCATGCCTAATTTGTTATTTTaaggttatttttttttataagaaatttACAACGAGTAACTGTGAGTCGAACTCAAGAATTCTTGCTTACAAAGTTCTATTGTAGCTGTTGTCTAAAGATTGTGGATTTACTCTTCGAACAGAAGTTGAGTTATGTGGATTTGTTTTGAAGGCCATTCATCTCttaagaaaggaaaaagaaacaagaataGGGTCTTTCTTAAACCTCTCAAAAGCTATTAAATTCTCTCTGTCTGGTGACTAATGAAAGTgcattcttgttttttttttttttttttaagtttttttttaacctatttTGGACAAAATCGATTAGTTTAGGCAGAAGATAACCATGTTAGGAGTTGTTAGACTAAGGTGACCCTTTATGCTTATCTTGAGCTCTTCCCCGATGAAAGCATCTTTTGGCTTGATCAGCATGTGAATCCATATGTTAATTGTTCTTAGTCCATAAAGATAAAATCGAAGAAGAGATAGATCATCATCTACGTTACTTTTGTCAAAGTTCATAGTTTAATACCAAACAATCTAGAAACTCTACTTTAGCACACCAGTCGTTTTACAAGCCTTCATAATGGTTCACCCATTCTTCAAAAAAGAGATGCCCAATGGCAATCTCAAGCTGTTCTGCTTGGTTTAACGGTTTAACCGTTTTTGGTGATAGTTGGATAGGATGAGTTTTACATGTTCTAGCCCAGTAATCTCCATAGAAACTTCATAATATAATCTCTAATTGGCTGCTTACCTTCGCGAAATAGTTTGGTGCTCTTGGAGAAGATTTTAACGAGGCCACCTGATGTGTAATCTCATTTCATAAGTTTGTTTCTTTATTGATCGATGAATTCTCATTTTATGTAAGCCACCAGCATCAAAACTTGAAACAAAGGAATTCTGCGACTGAAAAAGAtttgaacaaagaaaaaaggtgGACCGAAATATGAACTCGCGTAGTCAGGAATGGGCAGTCGAGCGTAGAGGGATTTCTGGCTTTGCTCAATTGTTTGGCAAGAGGGGTAAATTTTCTCCACTATACGTCGTGCACATAAGTGGTTTCCATACTGTTGTTTTTTCCCTGAATTCAACGTGCATTTAAGCAGTTACAAGATGCTAGGTGCTAGATAGATGCTGAGAGTTTAGCTGCCACACATTTGAAAGGATCTGATTATGCAGGTTGTTTCTCATAGCTAAATACATGTGATTGATTTTGAAAGCAAGTAAATTGATGACTTCACATGTGAGCAGTCAAATTGAGATGCAAAGCACTTTCAACACAACATATTGAGGTAGGTCAATAGTGATAAACCGTATCATTCAAatgattcaaattcaaatcgaaGCTGTTTCTTATCATCTGTTTAGATTCAAGTATCCACCTTTCTTAtcttgtattttgaattctaggaTATTTTCTGTTATAATAAGAGTAGAATTCTGTTTTGATAAGTTTGTAATCATCTAGGACTTTAATCATGTAAACTTTCATAAATACATTCATAGCCATTCAACACAAACGTTATTCACTTTATGGTATCAAGAGCCCTTTAGTCTCAcgaccaatttttttttcctcccgcAAATCCAAATGGCCTACACCTCCTCCACTAcctcctccaccacctcctccatcgtatcctccaccacctcctccaccaTTGCTCCCATGTCCTCCACCACCGCCCCTTCCGTATCAAGCTTATATGACTATCAAGCTTGATTGCTCCAACTTGGTTCCTGTCATCCGTAGCATTGTTGATGGCTCATCTCCTTGCCCTCCATGCTTCATCAAAGATCAAGATGGTAAACTCACTGATGAAGTCAACCCCGAGTTCGAACCTTGGCTGCAACAAGATCAAATGATCTTGGGATGGATCAATACATCCCTCACTCCCGCTGTTTTATCCACCATTGCAAGATCCACCTCCTCTAGAACAACCTGGCAATCTCTTGAGAAGCGTTATGCTTCACCATTTCACAATCTCATCTTGCAGCTACGTGGTGAGCTCATGCGCACAACTCGTGGTTCTTTGTCCATTTCTGATTACTTGGACAAAATAAACTCAATTGCTGATCAGCTGGCTTTGGCTGGAAGCCCCATGTCTGAAGGGGACTTGCTCACTATTGTAATGCACAATGTTGGAGCTCAGTATGAAACAACAGTTAGTTCCCCAGAGACAACCCCATTACTTATGATGATCTAGAAGCTCTTCTCCTGTGTGCTGAAAGAAGGTTCAATGAACAAGCTCAACCAGTTCTTGATGGCGAACCAACTGCACTTCACGCTGCTAGACCACGCGGAAAAGCCCGAGGCAGAGAAGCCttatgagattaaaaaaaaaaaaaaaaaaaaaaaaaaaaaaaaaaaaaaaagctgaaaTATGAATTAAGGTAGTATAATCAAAGTCAAGAGACTAGCAAAGATTAGAAGAAAGGATTCCTATTCATGCAAATGGGGTGTTGCTAGTTGGAAAACAAATTGCTAGATTCAATATCATAGACAATTATGTACTTTGTGCAGAAAGTAGtaaaagagagacagagagagctgTGATTCCAAGGACAGTCAATTGCTTCATTTCCAAGTCTTTTTGTAATTGGAAGTACGATGATCTTACATATAATATAAGCATGTGGGTTTTCATAAGTAGAAGATAGAACCAAAAAACATTATCAAAAGAAATGAACCTGCCTGCTGAGAAATATTATATGTTATCATTGCAAATAGTTGTTGATTAGGAGAATCCAGATCGCCCACTTGGTTAGTTCCGCTGGTCTTTGCTTGCCCCAGAATGCTTGTAGAGCTGTAAGTCTGTAACTCGAGGTTATGTCTTCTTAATGTTTCCTGATTTATGCATCCTAAACTGTTAAGCATATTGTTTTAACACATTTCCATTATTGGCTTATTGAAATCTTCGCCCATTTTATGATTTAGTAAACTAACCTTCCTGGTTTTCTGGCAGGACCACGTAGGTTACTCGGAAGAATTAAACCACTTGTTTTTCTGGTTAATGAGAATACCCCCTAGTCCTACCGACCTAAACCCTTCTACTTTGTCTCACTAGACTTCAGAGTTTTGTAAGGTTTGGTTTCTTGCAGCATCATTCATTAAGACATGCCTAATTTGTTATTTTAATTAAGGTCCTTTTtttattacaaatttacaaccAGTAACTGTGAGTCGAACTCAATAACACTTGGttactttttctcaaaaaaaaaaaaataacacttGGTTACAAAGGAGATCACTTATGATGCTAAACCAAATTGTCATGGGCAATTTGTTACTGGTCATTTATCTCTACCACCATTTCTAAATATCACACTGCATATAGAAGTGTTAGCCTGGAAGGATTGGCATAGGGTTCTATTGTAGCTGTTGTCTAAAGATTGTGAATTACTCTTCGAGAGTCATGTGGATTTGTTTTGAGGGCCATTCCTCTCTTGagaaaggaaaaggaaacaaGAATAGGGTCTTCTTAAACCTCTCAAAAGCTATTAAATTCTCTTTGTCTGGCGACTCATGAAAGTGCATTCTTGtgtttttttatgtttgtttacTTCTTTTGGACAAAATCGATTAGTTTAAGCAGAAGATAACCATGTTAGGAATTGTTAGGCTAAGGTGTCCCTTTATGCTTATCTTGAGCTCTTCCCCGATGAAAGCATCTTTTGGCTTTGATCAGCATGTGAATCCATATGTTAATTGTTCTTAGTCCATAAAGATAAAATCGAAGAAGAGATAGATATGATCATCATCTACTTTACTTTTGTTAAAGTTTATAGTCTAATACCAAACAATCTAGAAACTCTACTCTAGCACACCAGTCGTTTTTCAAGCCTTCAAAATGGTTCACCCATTCTTCAAGAAAGAGATGCCCAATGGCGACCTTAAGCTGTCTACTTGGTTTAACCATCTTTCGGCCGGTGATAGTTGGTGAGGATGAGTTTTACATGTTCCAGCCCCAGCCCAGTAATTCATTCACCGAGGACAACGATAATGTAATCTCCATAGAAACTTCATAATATAATCTCTAATTGGTTGCTTGCCTTCAAGAAATAGTGCCAAGAAATTTTACTTCATTGTATATTCACTTACCTAGGCCTGAACTACCCATGTAGCTATCCTTTATAGATGACCCAGCAATTCCAGTCATATGGGAAGAGGTACTGGTTGAACTTGCTGCAGAAATACTAGCTGGCCCATCACCAAATAGCTAAATAGTTTTATTGCCAATGCTAAGCAATCTTATGTCTTCACGAAATGTGAAGTTCAGATTATGAAAAACATTTTCATCATCATTCATTGATTGCTGTGAACCCTAAAATGGGGCTACACGTCAATCAACATTTCATGGTTACTGACACTTACACATAACTTA is a window from the Rosa chinensis cultivar Old Blush chromosome 2, RchiOBHm-V2, whole genome shotgun sequence genome containing:
- the LOC112185528 gene encoding protein RADIALIS-like 3, with product MVPNKLSAPDSSSTWTAEKNKLFENALAIYDQETHDRWHKIARIVGATTEEEVKRQYEILVHDINCIESGKVPLPKYRKVGESNISNHEKRLKSLKL